In Janibacter sp. CX7, a single genomic region encodes these proteins:
- a CDS encoding acyl-CoA synthetase has protein sequence MSPSSHLLSGLLDGPGRADAVEVAGTSLSSEQLVSAALAFGARLSGPEPVAVHATPTAETVVAVVGGLLAGVPVVPVPPDAGPGEVAHVLRDSGASAWAGPRPDGLDLPVVPLDLAASAPSGASPDLPAADATSLILYTSGTTGAPKGVELSSGAIAAGLDGLVDAWQWSEEDTLVHGLPLFHTHGLILGVLGALRVGSRVRHTGRPTPEAYAATPGSMYFGVPTVWSRVAAAPGAARAIGRARLLVSGSAPLPAPVFEAIAGLAGQAPVERYGMTETMITLSARADGERRAGWVGLPITGVETRVRAEDGSEVPADGESIGRLEVRGPVLFSGYLGRPETTAASFTRDGWFVTGDLAARDASGFHRIVGRESVDLIKSGGYRIGAGEIEASLLARPEVAEVAVVGEPDPDLGQRIVAWVVAEGPTGDDLAQSLVDHVAHDLSRHKRPREVRFTDSLPRNAMGKVQKKQLAP, from the coding sequence ATGTCCCCTTCGTCCCACCTGCTCAGCGGTCTGCTCGACGGACCCGGTCGCGCCGACGCTGTCGAGGTCGCGGGCACGAGCCTGTCGAGCGAGCAGCTCGTCTCGGCGGCGCTCGCCTTCGGCGCGCGACTCAGCGGCCCCGAGCCGGTCGCCGTGCACGCGACCCCGACGGCCGAGACGGTCGTCGCGGTCGTCGGCGGGCTGCTCGCCGGCGTGCCCGTCGTCCCGGTGCCGCCCGACGCCGGCCCCGGCGAGGTGGCGCACGTGCTGCGCGACTCGGGGGCGAGCGCCTGGGCCGGGCCCCGGCCCGACGGGTTGGACCTGCCCGTCGTTCCGCTCGACCTGGCCGCCAGCGCCCCGAGCGGTGCGTCCCCGGACCTGCCGGCTGCCGACGCGACGAGCCTGATCCTCTACACGTCGGGCACGACGGGTGCGCCCAAGGGCGTCGAGCTGTCGAGCGGTGCCATCGCCGCCGGTCTCGACGGGCTGGTCGACGCCTGGCAGTGGAGCGAGGAGGACACCCTCGTCCACGGCCTGCCGCTCTTCCACACCCACGGGCTGATCCTCGGCGTGCTCGGTGCGCTGCGCGTGGGCTCCCGCGTGCGGCACACCGGTCGGCCGACGCCCGAGGCCTACGCGGCGACCCCCGGCTCGATGTACTTCGGCGTGCCCACGGTGTGGTCCCGGGTCGCGGCGGCGCCGGGGGCCGCCCGGGCGATCGGGCGCGCCCGCCTGCTCGTGTCGGGCAGCGCGCCCCTGCCCGCGCCGGTCTTCGAGGCGATCGCGGGCCTCGCCGGGCAGGCGCCGGTCGAGCGCTACGGCATGACGGAGACGATGATCACCCTGAGCGCGCGGGCCGACGGTGAGCGGCGGGCCGGCTGGGTGGGGCTGCCGATCACCGGTGTCGAGACCCGTGTCCGGGCCGAGGACGGCAGCGAGGTGCCCGCCGACGGCGAGTCGATCGGGCGGCTCGAGGTGCGCGGTCCCGTCCTCTTCTCCGGCTACCTCGGCCGTCCCGAGACCACCGCGGCCTCCTTCACCCGGGACGGCTGGTTCGTCACGGGTGACCTCGCCGCGCGCGATGCCTCCGGATTCCACCGGATCGTCGGCCGGGAGTCGGTCGACCTCATCAAGTCGGGCGGCTACCGGATCGGGGCCGGGGAGATCGAGGCCTCGCTCCTGGCCCGGCCCGAGGTCGCGGAGGTCGCCGTCGTGGGTGAGCCCGACCCCGATCTCGGTCAGCGCATCGTCGCCTGGGTCGTCGCCGAGGGGCCGACGGGCGACGATCTCGCCCAGTCGCTCGTCGACCACGTCGCCCACGACCTCTCGCGCCACAAGCGGCCACGCGAGGTGCGCTTCACCGACTCCCTGCCGCGCAATGCCATGGGCAAGGTGCAGAAGAAGCAGCTGGCTCCCTGA
- a CDS encoding FadR/GntR family transcriptional regulator, translated as MTSASGGLHHAVLTRIGADLTSGRLGAGDVFSMEQIEGRYGVSRTVVREVIKVLESIGVATSRRRVGVTIQPESQWEALSPVIIHWRLAGPQRLAQLREVSELRRGVEPQAARLAAQRATPEQAERLQAAAAGMAETGPKGDLLTYLGHDIDFHRTLLEASGNALLAGFAPFVAEALTGRTEHDLMPEIPEQGAIGWHVEVAAAIAEGCPDSAEEAMRRIVSEAQEAMDEIEASGD; from the coding sequence ATGACGAGTGCGTCGGGGGGCTTGCACCACGCCGTCCTCACGCGCATCGGGGCCGACCTGACCTCGGGGCGCCTGGGCGCCGGTGACGTCTTCTCCATGGAGCAGATCGAGGGGCGCTACGGCGTCTCCCGCACGGTCGTGCGCGAGGTCATCAAGGTCCTCGAGTCGATCGGGGTGGCGACCTCACGCCGTCGCGTCGGCGTGACCATCCAGCCGGAGTCGCAGTGGGAGGCGCTCAGCCCGGTCATCATCCACTGGCGCCTCGCCGGCCCGCAGCGCCTCGCGCAGCTGCGCGAGGTGAGCGAGCTGCGCCGCGGCGTCGAGCCGCAGGCCGCCCGCCTCGCCGCGCAGCGCGCGACCCCCGAGCAGGCCGAGCGCCTGCAGGCCGCGGCGGCGGGCATGGCCGAGACCGGGCCGAAGGGGGACCTGCTCACCTACCTCGGTCACGACATCGACTTCCACCGCACCCTCCTCGAGGCGTCCGGCAATGCGCTGCTGGCCGGCTTCGCCCCCTTCGTCGCCGAGGCGCTCACCGGCCGCACCGAGCACGACCTCATGCCGGAGATCCCCGAGCAGGGCGCCATCGGCTGGCACGTCGAGGTTGCCGCAGCGATCGCCGAGGGCTGCCCCGACAGCGCCGAGGAGGCGATGCGCCGCATCGTCTCCGAGGCCCAGGAGGCCATGGACGAGATCGAGGCCTCCGGCGACTGA
- a CDS encoding GntP family permease has translation MFLVEDAVPEPAYGSGPLLAIAAAAVALLLLLIIRFKVHAFVALVLVSFLTALATKIAPADVVTVMTDGFGATLASVALLVGLGAMIGRLLEVTGGAQVLADTLIARFGEDRAPFALGVASLLFGFPIFFDAGLVVMLPIIFSVARRFGGSVLRYAFPAAGAFAVMHAFVPPHPGPVAAADLVSADIGLLLVFGLLIGLPTWYLASYLYGLWAGSRFMVDVPDLLSGGHVPEAKGDDARRPSFGLVLAVLLLPMLLIFVDTGLNTLATQGVVDGDAVWVNALRIIGKTPIALLITTLVAMVALGWRRRSRADVETIMNDALAPVCAIILITGAGGMFGGVLRASGIGQALAETLESTGLPVIVAAFVVSAALRVAQGSATVALTTAAGLMAPTIEASSGLSSIDLVLIVIAIAGGATVLSHVNDSGFWLVGRFLGMDEKTTLKTWTVMETLIGGIGFVFAFALSLVL, from the coding sequence ATGTTTCTCGTCGAGGACGCCGTGCCCGAGCCCGCCTACGGCTCCGGGCCCCTGCTCGCCATCGCCGCGGCCGCCGTCGCGCTGCTGCTCCTGCTGATCATCCGCTTCAAGGTCCACGCCTTCGTGGCCCTCGTGCTCGTCAGCTTCCTCACCGCCCTCGCGACGAAGATCGCCCCCGCCGACGTCGTCACCGTGATGACCGACGGCTTCGGCGCCACGCTCGCGTCGGTGGCCCTGCTCGTCGGTCTCGGCGCGATGATCGGCCGCCTGCTCGAGGTGACCGGCGGCGCCCAGGTCCTCGCGGACACCCTCATCGCGCGCTTCGGCGAGGACCGGGCCCCCTTCGCCCTGGGTGTGGCCTCGCTGCTCTTCGGCTTCCCGATCTTCTTCGACGCCGGCCTGGTCGTCATGCTGCCGATCATCTTCAGCGTCGCCCGCCGCTTCGGCGGCTCGGTGCTGCGCTACGCCTTCCCCGCCGCGGGTGCCTTCGCCGTCATGCACGCCTTCGTCCCGCCGCACCCGGGCCCGGTCGCCGCGGCCGACCTCGTGAGCGCCGACATCGGCCTGCTCCTCGTCTTCGGCCTGCTGATCGGGCTGCCGACGTGGTACCTCGCGTCCTACCTCTACGGCCTGTGGGCCGGCAGCCGCTTCATGGTCGACGTGCCCGACCTGCTCTCAGGTGGTCACGTCCCCGAGGCGAAGGGGGACGACGCCCGCCGGCCGTCCTTCGGCCTGGTCCTCGCGGTGCTGCTCCTGCCGATGCTGCTGATCTTCGTCGACACCGGGCTCAACACCCTGGCGACCCAGGGCGTCGTCGACGGTGACGCCGTGTGGGTCAACGCGCTGCGGATCATCGGCAAGACCCCCATCGCCCTGCTCATCACCACGCTCGTCGCCATGGTCGCGCTGGGCTGGCGCCGCCGCTCGCGCGCCGACGTCGAGACGATCATGAACGACGCGCTCGCCCCGGTCTGCGCGATCATCCTCATCACCGGCGCCGGCGGCATGTTCGGTGGCGTCCTGCGGGCCAGCGGCATCGGCCAGGCCCTCGCCGAGACGCTCGAGTCCACCGGGCTGCCGGTCATCGTCGCCGCCTTCGTCGTCTCCGCGGCGCTGCGCGTCGCCCAGGGCAGCGCCACGGTCGCCCTGACGACCGCCGCCGGGCTCATGGCGCCGACGATCGAGGCCTCGTCGGGGCTGAGTTCGATCGACCTCGTGCTCATCGTCATCGCCATCGCCGGTGGCGCCACCGTCCTGTCGCACGTCAACGACTCCGGCTTCTGGCTCGTCGGCCGCTTCCTCGGCATGGACGAGAAGACGACGCTCAAGACGTGGACCGTCATGGAGACCCTCATCGGCGGCATCGGCTTCGTCTTCGCCTTCGCGCTGAGCCTGGTGCTGTGA
- a CDS encoding gluconokinase, whose product MTVHVIAMGVSGSGKSTVAQGVVERTGWVFAEADAFHPQANIDKMSQGIPLDDEDRWPWLHDLAAWMAEHAARGEDTVITCSALKRVYRDVLRADVAALGGGHRVVFAHLDGSAEVIAERLSGRKGHFMPASLLQSQIDTLEDLEPDEDGVVLDLTAAPDELVDQVMASVAPGR is encoded by the coding sequence ATGACCGTGCACGTCATCGCGATGGGCGTCTCGGGCAGCGGCAAGAGCACCGTCGCCCAGGGCGTCGTCGAGCGGACCGGCTGGGTCTTCGCCGAGGCCGACGCCTTCCACCCGCAGGCCAACATCGACAAGATGTCGCAGGGCATCCCGCTCGACGACGAGGACCGCTGGCCCTGGCTGCACGACCTCGCCGCGTGGATGGCCGAGCACGCCGCCCGCGGCGAGGACACGGTCATCACCTGCTCGGCGCTCAAGCGGGTCTACCGCGACGTGCTGCGCGCCGACGTCGCCGCCCTCGGGGGCGGCCACCGGGTCGTCTTCGCCCACCTCGATGGGTCGGCGGAGGTCATCGCCGAGCGGCTCTCGGGGCGCAAGGGCCACTTCATGCCCGCCTCGCTGCTCCAGTCGCAGATCGACACCCTCGAGGACCTGGAGCCCGACGAGGACGGGGTCGTGCTCGACCTCACCGCCGCGCCGGACGAGCTCGTCGACCAGGTCATGGCGAGCGTGGCGCCGGGGCGCTGA
- a CDS encoding diacylglycerol kinase family protein — translation MSDWTLLAIVIAISLALVAVVVALVLRGPGAAAPRHGRSRPDRHRFRRDEGSAPAPRRAGIIINPTKFDDVAATRAELTAASVSLGWEEPLFIETTIEDPGTGQAREALEAGVDVVCPLGGDGTIRAVAVALAGTRTPMGLLPRGTGNLLARNLDIPFGADLTEALRVAYSGRNKAIDVAWIELDPAEEAATEDSGQAEEPVEGPPVERHPFLVMAGMGFDAAIMGNTSEELKAKVGWTAYFVTGFRSIFIKRFRVRWTIDGKAQEPVRARTILFGNCGTLTGGIQLVPSARLDDGRLDGVVVAPKTIIGWGSVAVRVLGRSEKDGTELIRTSGSVYTARVDEPHPVQVDGDVIGEATRLLVTVDQQALIVRVASI, via the coding sequence GTGTCGGACTGGACTCTCCTGGCGATCGTCATCGCCATCTCGCTCGCGCTCGTCGCCGTCGTCGTCGCCCTGGTGCTCCGTGGCCCGGGTGCCGCGGCCCCCCGTCACGGCCGGTCCCGGCCGGACCGTCACCGCTTCCGGCGGGACGAAGGGAGCGCCCCGGCGCCTCGTCGCGCGGGCATCATCATCAACCCGACGAAGTTCGACGACGTCGCCGCGACCCGCGCCGAGCTGACCGCCGCGAGCGTCTCGCTCGGGTGGGAGGAGCCGCTCTTCATCGAGACGACGATCGAGGACCCGGGCACCGGGCAGGCCCGTGAGGCGCTCGAGGCCGGCGTCGACGTCGTCTGCCCGCTCGGTGGTGACGGCACGATCCGCGCCGTCGCGGTTGCCCTCGCCGGCACCCGCACCCCGATGGGCCTGCTGCCGCGCGGCACCGGCAACCTGCTCGCCCGCAACCTCGACATCCCCTTCGGCGCCGACCTCACCGAGGCCCTGCGGGTCGCCTACAGCGGGCGCAACAAGGCGATCGACGTCGCGTGGATCGAGCTCGACCCGGCCGAGGAGGCCGCGACCGAGGACTCCGGCCAGGCGGAGGAGCCGGTCGAGGGGCCGCCGGTGGAGCGGCACCCCTTCCTCGTCATGGCGGGCATGGGCTTCGACGCGGCGATCATGGGCAACACGAGCGAGGAGCTCAAGGCCAAGGTCGGGTGGACGGCCTACTTCGTCACCGGCTTCCGCAGCATCTTCATCAAGCGATTCCGCGTCCGGTGGACCATCGACGGCAAGGCGCAGGAGCCGGTGCGAGCCCGCACGATCCTCTTCGGCAACTGCGGCACCCTGACCGGCGGCATCCAGCTCGTGCCCAGCGCGCGGCTCGACGACGGTCGCCTCGACGGCGTCGTCGTCGCCCCGAAGACGATCATCGGGTGGGGCTCGGTCGCCGTGCGCGTCCTCGGCCGCTCCGAGAAGGACGGGACCGAACTCATTCGCACCTCCGGCTCGGTCTACACCGCCCGGGTCGACGAGCCGCACCCCGTGCAGGTCGACGGCGACGTCATCGGCGAGGCCACGCGCCTGCTCGTGACGGTCGACCAGCAGGCACTCATCGTGAGGGTCGCGAGCATCTGA
- the serS gene encoding serine--tRNA ligase — protein sequence MIDLKTLRDQPDAVRASQRARGEDESLVDAVIAADEQRRSAIGAFETARAEQKAASKELGPVMGRLKKAEKAGEDVTELETEAAALRDKGAAMSARVKELEAAAEEAKGALDASIRRIGNVIQEGVPAGGEDDFVVLEEVGTPRDFAAEGFEPKDHLELGELLGAIDMERGAKVSGSRFYYLRGAGARLEIALMALAQQIAAEEGFTPLVVPTLVRPETMAGTGYLDAHDDVYHLPADDLYLTGTSEVALAGYHADEILDLSDGPIRYVSTSTCYRREAGSYGKDTRGIFRVHQFQKTEMFVFCRPEDAQAQHEELLRIERRILEALELPYRVIDVAAGDLGGPASRKYDCEAWVPTQGKYRELTSTSNCTTFQARRLNIRERNAEGGGTRTVATLNGTAITSTRPIVAILENHQQADGSIRVPAALQPFLGTEVISPR from the coding sequence GTGATCGACCTCAAGACCCTGCGCGACCAGCCCGATGCCGTCCGAGCGAGCCAGCGTGCCCGCGGCGAGGACGAGTCCCTCGTCGACGCCGTCATCGCCGCCGACGAGCAGCGCCGCAGCGCCATCGGTGCCTTCGAGACGGCCCGCGCCGAGCAGAAGGCGGCGAGCAAGGAGCTCGGCCCCGTGATGGGTCGGCTCAAGAAGGCCGAGAAGGCCGGCGAGGACGTCACCGAGCTCGAGACCGAGGCCGCCGCGCTGCGCGACAAGGGCGCTGCGATGTCGGCCCGGGTCAAGGAGCTCGAGGCCGCAGCCGAGGAGGCGAAGGGGGCGCTCGACGCCTCGATCCGTCGCATCGGAAATGTCATCCAGGAGGGTGTCCCCGCTGGCGGCGAGGACGACTTCGTCGTCCTCGAGGAGGTCGGCACCCCCCGTGACTTCGCCGCGGAGGGCTTCGAGCCGAAGGACCACCTCGAGCTCGGCGAGCTGCTCGGTGCCATCGACATGGAGCGCGGGGCCAAGGTGAGCGGCAGCCGCTTCTACTACCTGCGCGGCGCCGGCGCCCGGCTCGAGATCGCCCTCATGGCGCTCGCCCAGCAGATCGCCGCCGAGGAGGGCTTCACCCCGCTCGTCGTCCCGACGCTCGTGCGCCCCGAGACGATGGCCGGCACCGGCTATCTCGACGCCCACGACGACGTCTACCACCTGCCCGCCGACGACCTCTACCTCACCGGCACCTCCGAGGTCGCGCTCGCCGGCTACCACGCCGACGAGATCCTCGACCTCTCCGACGGGCCGATCCGCTACGTGTCGACGTCGACCTGCTACCGCCGCGAGGCCGGCAGCTACGGCAAGGACACGCGCGGCATCTTCCGCGTCCACCAGTTCCAGAAGACCGAGATGTTCGTCTTCTGCCGCCCCGAGGACGCCCAGGCCCAGCACGAGGAGCTGCTGCGCATCGAGCGGCGGATCCTCGAGGCGCTCGAGCTGCCCTACCGGGTCATCGACGTCGCCGCCGGCGACCTCGGCGGCCCGGCGAGCCGCAAGTACGACTGCGAGGCGTGGGTCCCCACCCAGGGCAAGTACCGCGAGCTGACGTCGACGAGCAACTGCACGACCTTCCAGGCGCGCCGCCTCAACATCCGTGAGCGCAACGCCGAGGGCGGCGGCACCCGCACGGTGGCCACGCTCAACGGCACCGCCATCACGAGCACCCGCCCGATCGTCGCGATCCTCGAGAACCACCAGCAGGCCGACGGCTCGATCCGCGTCCCCGCAGCGCTGCAGCCATTCCTCGGTACCGAGGTCATCAGCCCGCGCTGA
- a CDS encoding LuxR C-terminal-related transcriptional regulator has product MIQPARHDAVGAPAPVGRARLVASITARVLDGQAVAVHGPRGMGRSTVLDLVTAGLPHAITVRLQRLGTPGHGAALIAGAFPPETLDELPERMRTGLLDPGSLPSGDPAVLLGDALTELLTTQAGRAPFVLVIDDGQHLDPLTLTAMRTAASRSLGPGALGILISVGPPEVSPDTGFVPSLAAARELELLHLELLPLAGADTVEMLTAAGVPTDTALWAHRESGGNPGLAHDIARAVDGLPPAEATRAVHSLVRQEALSLSGPVRTTLRRVAAMHQPTTAVLTRLGGDEAVASLRTARALALLVSEDEYVRLTPTALGDVLLESIDSDELVGLHRELAAHADSDALDRYHLALAGDTATTPADLAAAAAETAARGEHDLAAHLYLLAADAGTAERDEWITCCLENAVIGKETRVLQRAIEGAARLAEPGHRVRADLALVELGDVSPDEVLVTALQAAREHPDLQARVLLQRARLLLGTHDLRTALDLARRAVELAERAGRPDIEVEALTVAASVTRTLGDGGSRALIDAAAGLAGPPRPGQVHTSARYIAARFALHDDDLRRARAEFVDMLAGVGPDAGYDTVHVLRSLVEIVARQGRGREALELAGRATRAATHFDTPVATTWYIEAIAESVGGTFERTAVVSGRGVELAREQEDERYLRRQLAHLGLARLHLDELDEAVAAFRELRSIDEASGIRDVTSLRWHTDGIMALALVGEVDEAADLLARVREEIDAGRGAPGVVIAADRAEAEIAAARGDLDLARRLASRSATAAAERRLPIEQARSLVTLAHVERRARRTGRSREAAARAREVLRPLHAHPWTAWVQDRFPEGAALHTLEPEEPEGGDPQTLLASLTLTEQQVAGLVADGASNREIAQRLHLSVKTVEGTLTRVYRKSGLRSRTQLAALVLGHGPR; this is encoded by the coding sequence GTGATCCAGCCTGCGCGGCACGATGCGGTCGGCGCGCCCGCCCCGGTGGGGCGTGCCCGCCTCGTCGCCTCGATCACCGCGCGTGTCCTCGACGGCCAGGCCGTCGCGGTCCATGGACCGCGCGGGATGGGCCGCTCGACGGTCCTCGACCTCGTGACCGCCGGCCTGCCGCACGCGATCACCGTTCGGCTGCAGCGGCTCGGCACCCCGGGCCACGGCGCTGCGCTCATCGCCGGCGCCTTCCCCCCAGAGACCCTCGACGAGCTGCCCGAGCGGATGCGCACCGGGCTGCTCGACCCGGGCTCCCTGCCCAGCGGCGACCCGGCGGTGCTCCTCGGTGATGCGCTCACCGAGCTGCTCACCACCCAGGCGGGGCGAGCCCCCTTCGTCCTCGTCATCGACGACGGGCAGCACCTCGACCCGCTCACCCTCACCGCGATGCGCACCGCGGCCTCCCGCTCGCTGGGGCCCGGTGCGCTCGGCATCCTCATCAGCGTCGGTCCGCCGGAGGTGTCGCCGGACACGGGATTCGTCCCCAGCCTCGCGGCTGCCCGCGAGCTCGAGCTGCTGCACCTCGAGCTGCTGCCGCTCGCCGGTGCCGACACGGTCGAGATGCTCACTGCTGCAGGCGTGCCCACCGACACCGCGCTGTGGGCGCACCGTGAGTCGGGAGGCAACCCCGGTCTCGCCCACGACATCGCGCGCGCCGTCGACGGGCTGCCGCCCGCAGAGGCCACGCGCGCCGTGCACTCCCTCGTGCGGCAGGAGGCGCTCTCCCTCTCCGGGCCGGTGCGGACCACGCTGCGGCGGGTTGCCGCGATGCACCAGCCGACGACGGCCGTGCTCACCCGCCTCGGCGGCGACGAGGCCGTCGCCAGCCTGCGCACCGCCCGGGCGCTCGCCCTGCTCGTCAGCGAGGACGAGTACGTGCGGCTGACGCCCACCGCCCTCGGTGACGTGCTGCTCGAGTCCATCGACAGCGACGAGCTCGTCGGACTGCACCGAGAGCTCGCCGCGCACGCCGACAGCGACGCGCTCGACCGCTACCACCTCGCCCTCGCCGGCGACACGGCGACCACGCCGGCGGACCTCGCCGCGGCGGCTGCCGAGACCGCCGCCCGCGGCGAGCACGACCTCGCCGCGCACCTCTACCTCCTCGCCGCCGACGCCGGCACCGCCGAGCGCGACGAGTGGATCACCTGCTGTCTCGAGAATGCCGTCATCGGCAAGGAGACCCGTGTGCTGCAGCGCGCGATCGAGGGCGCGGCCCGGCTCGCCGAGCCCGGCCACCGGGTGCGCGCCGACCTCGCGCTCGTCGAGCTCGGCGACGTCTCGCCCGACGAGGTGCTCGTCACCGCGCTGCAGGCCGCTCGTGAGCACCCCGACCTGCAGGCCCGGGTGCTGCTGCAGCGCGCCCGCCTGCTGCTCGGCACCCACGACCTGCGCACCGCCCTCGACCTCGCCCGCCGTGCCGTCGAGCTGGCGGAGCGGGCCGGGCGCCCGGACATCGAGGTCGAGGCGCTGACCGTCGCCGCATCGGTCACCCGCACCCTCGGCGACGGTGGCTCGCGCGCGCTCATCGACGCCGCAGCCGGGCTGGCCGGACCGCCGCGCCCCGGTCAGGTGCACACCTCCGCGCGCTACATCGCCGCGCGCTTCGCCCTGCACGACGACGACCTGCGCCGGGCCCGGGCGGAGTTCGTCGACATGCTCGCCGGGGTCGGCCCCGACGCCGGCTACGACACCGTCCACGTGCTGCGCAGCCTCGTCGAGATCGTCGCCAGGCAGGGGCGTGGCCGGGAGGCGCTCGAGCTCGCCGGGCGGGCGACCCGGGCGGCGACGCACTTCGACACGCCCGTCGCGACGACCTGGTACATCGAGGCGATCGCCGAGTCGGTCGGCGGGACCTTCGAGCGGACGGCCGTCGTCAGCGGTCGCGGGGTCGAGCTCGCCCGTGAGCAGGAGGACGAGCGCTACCTGCGCCGGCAGCTGGCCCACCTCGGGCTGGCGCGGCTGCACCTCGACGAGCTCGACGAGGCCGTCGCGGCCTTCCGCGAGCTGCGCTCGATCGACGAGGCGAGCGGGATCCGCGACGTCACCTCGCTGCGGTGGCACACCGACGGGATCATGGCCCTCGCCCTCGTCGGTGAGGTCGACGAGGCGGCCGACCTGCTCGCCCGGGTCCGTGAGGAGATCGACGCCGGGCGCGGTGCGCCGGGTGTCGTCATCGCCGCAGACCGGGCCGAGGCGGAGATCGCGGCGGCCCGCGGTGACCTCGACCTCGCCCGGCGACTGGCCTCGCGTTCCGCGACGGCGGCCGCCGAGCGGCGCCTGCCGATCGAGCAGGCTCGCTCGCTCGTCACCCTGGCCCATGTCGAGCGTCGGGCACGCCGCACCGGTCGCAGCCGCGAGGCCGCTGCCCGGGCGCGCGAGGTCCTGCGCCCCCTGCACGCCCACCCGTGGACGGCGTGGGTGCAGGACCGCTTCCCCGAGGGGGCGGCGCTGCACACGCTCGAGCCCGAGGAGCCCGAGGGCGGCGACCCGCAGACCCTGCTCGCATCGCTCACGCTCACCGAGCAGCAGGTCGCCGGGCTCGTCGCCGACGGCGCGAGCAACCGCGAGATCGCCCAGCGCCTGCACCTGAGCGTCAAGACCGTCGAGGGCACGCTCACCCGCGTCTACCGGAAGTCCGGGCTGCGCTCGCGCACCCAGCTCGCCGCGCTCGTCCTCGGCCACGGCCCCCGCTGA
- a CDS encoding ABC transporter permease, whose protein sequence is MTAQSETGSTPSPTAATSATSLAPAGAGRVRQITTLVRRNLTHIKRQPEMLTDVTIQPVMFVLLFAYVFGGSIQIPGVDYKPWLLPGIMAQTIAFSAFIVAIGLNTDIGKGMVDRLRSLPIRRSSILISRSIAALIHSSIGVAVMSVTGLFIGWRLHDGVVNALIGYGLLLLFGFAMIWIGILVGSAMRSVEAVNGLMFTTIFPITFLSNAFARTDVMPSWLRTVAEWNPISALSQAMRDNWGVAGQPLRADAPWPLHHPELATIIWSVGITLVVAPLALRAFNARTTD, encoded by the coding sequence ATGACCGCCCAGAGCGAGACCGGCTCCACCCCCTCCCCGACAGCAGCCACCTCGGCGACGAGCCTGGCACCGGCCGGCGCCGGTCGGGTCCGCCAGATCACCACCCTGGTGCGCCGCAACCTCACGCACATCAAGCGCCAGCCCGAGATGCTCACCGACGTGACGATCCAGCCGGTCATGTTCGTCCTGCTCTTCGCCTACGTCTTCGGTGGCTCGATCCAGATCCCCGGGGTCGACTACAAGCCGTGGCTGCTGCCCGGGATCATGGCGCAGACCATCGCCTTCAGCGCCTTCATCGTCGCCATCGGGCTCAACACCGACATCGGCAAGGGCATGGTCGACCGGCTGCGGTCGCTGCCCATCCGCCGCTCGTCGATCCTCATCTCGCGCAGCATCGCCGCGCTCATCCACTCGAGCATCGGCGTCGCCGTCATGTCGGTCACCGGGCTCTTCATCGGGTGGCGGCTGCACGACGGCGTGGTCAACGCCCTCATCGGCTACGGGCTGCTCCTGCTCTTCGGCTTCGCGATGATCTGGATCGGGATCCTCGTCGGGTCGGCGATGCGCTCGGTCGAAGCGGTCAACGGCCTGATGTTCACGACGATCTTCCCAATCACCTTCCTGTCCAATGCCTTCGCGCGGACCGACGTCATGCCGAGCTGGCTGCGCACCGTCGCCGAGTGGAACCCCATCTCAGCCCTCAGTCAGGCGATGCGTGACAACTGGGGCGTCGCGGGTCAGCCGTTGCGCGCCGACGCCCCGTGGCCGCTGCACCACCCCGAGCTGGCGACGATCATCTGGTCGGTGGGCATCACGCTCGTCGTCGCGCCCCTGGCCCTGCGCGCCTTCAACGCCCGCACGACCGACTGA